A single Pagrus major chromosome 19, Pma_NU_1.0 DNA region contains:
- the LOC141014908 gene encoding uncharacterized protein, with protein MSPVAQSINILQGEAEVQMGWLLPTISLLSSKLEKIKIELRHCKPLVEAIQVGIQNRFGEMLRDPELIAAAILIPKFRTAWIKDDATLRIGLDYIREQLEDSSISADVGSGSSDEGDFFHALKRSHETQSATKQLDSYPTYSTDNIKILKTFPVVLKLSVKFNTPLPASAACERLFSIAGLIFSPKRAWLAANTFENQLLLRMNREIQLLYHHLNQNQKVCVCGVSMPQPMRIPPT; from the exons ATGAGCCCTGTCGCCCAGTCCATCAACATCCTCCAAGGAGAAGCGGAAGTCCAGATGGGATGGCTTCTTCCGACGATTTCCCTGCTGAGCAGcaaactggaaaaaataaagattgaacTGAGGCACTGCAAGCCGTTGGTTGAAGCCATTCAAGTGGGCATCCAGAACCGTTTTGGCGAGATGTTAAGAGACCCTGAATTGATTGCTGCAGCGATTCTCATCCCAAAGTTCAGAACGGCCTGGATCAAAGATGATGCTACACTGAGAATTG GGTTGGACTACATCAGGGAGCAGTTGGAGGATTCTTCCATTTCAGCAGATGTTGGATCCGGCTCATCTGATGAGGGAGATTTCTTCCATGCCCTGAAAAGATCCCACGAAACACAAAGCGCCACCAAGCAGCTTGATTCGTACCCGACCTACTCAACAGACAACATCAAGATACTGAAGACATTTCCTGTGGTTCTCAAGTTGTCTGTCAAATTCAACACACCTCTGCCTGCTTCTGCAGCCTGTGAAAGACTGTTCAGCATAGCAGGTCTCATCTTCAGCCCAAAAAGAGCATGGCTAGCTGCGAACACTTTTGAAAATCAACTTCTGCTGAGGATGAACCGCGAGATCCAACTTCTCTATCACCActtgaaccagaaccagaaagtttgtgtgtgtggtgtgagtaTGCCTCAGCCCATGAGGATTCCCCCAACATAG